The region TCTGCATGGGCTCTCGCAAGGCTAACAGACAGATAGGACACTCCAATCTCTTGTTGAGAGATGGTTCAAACTTGGCATCGTATCCTTCCATGGCTATCTCAGTAGGTCACACTAGGCTCTCCGGATCAACCTTTCAATTAGATTTGATACAAAATTGTCTGTACCGTGTACAAAGTTTCAACAGTCTATTTTCGAGGACATCTATGACAGAGAGAACTAACTAGACCTTATGACACGGCCAACTAATATAGTGTCGCGACAGTAACTCGATACAGAGTGATAAACGCAGCCATATCCATACACAAACTGTCATCATTCATTATGTGTGGGAGAGACAAAATTTATCATGGTAAACATCATCAAGTGAAGAACTCACAAGCAGCTTCaaaatcatgaatataatttatatacatcTACAGTCAGTCACTGACCATCTAACTACTGATTCTTGTTTTTGTGAACATGTCTTTTCTTAACGTCTCTTTCAATAGTTTCAACTTTTCCTTGTTTCCCTCTGACTGCACCAGGCGTTTTAGTCTCCCTACCAGCCTGTAGTAGTAGCTGGGACGACGGTTGGTCTGGAAACAGAGCATACATGGACAGAGTCGCCATTAGCCCAGTGAAAAACAGTGCCCAAAGAATAGTCGGGGGATAGTAGAAATCAGAGTAGGCCCTCAGAGCAACGAGTACGTCAGACAGAGGGGTGGGGGGATAGGAGTTCTGTCAAGGGATAGATATTACAATAGTGAGTACAGTTACGAGTCATGGTAATATATGGGCACTGACTTTTGGGATGAGGTAGTGTTTTGAGACAAAGTCCAACAGATTTTGGTTGTCTCGTGTCAAGGAAAAGAGGTAGTCACTCTTTACATTTCGTTCCCACCAAACAGAGGTTTGGTTATAGCTATAATCAAGAGTATATAGATAAGATTTTGCTATAATACATTATAGATAGAATGACCTCATGAGTATTCAGGCACTGTAGAAATGAAACATATACACTATCTAGTTTCACTTACAATGGTTTTTGATGGTCATACTCTGTAAATTGATATGTGAACAGTCGAGCACGAACAAAGGTAGGGGGTGTGGCAAACGGTGGAGGGGCCATCAGACGAATCACTGGGAgatgggggggaggggattAACAATTGAGCTAGTACTTACACCCCTATCACGTTTAGAGCTAACAACTTTTGTGAGCATATTATAATCTACCTCACAGAATATGttgcgtgcatgtgtacatacactcaCCCTCTTTTTGCCCCAGCAGTAGCTTGTGGGCGAGGTGAACTAGCCAGGGGTTGTTCTGATAGGTACCGAGTGCTGCAAACCACATCTGCCAGTCAAGGCGAGGCTGGTGGGGAGCTGCAAGTGATGGGAAGATACCACTAACTTATAGAGTACACCTGTTAGTGGCCCTGAGAACAATAGGGGTAAAGCCAACAGAAGACAACCACTGAAGCAATAGAGTGGAGATTAGGAACCTAAATGAGTTACATTATAATGGGAGAATGTTTACCTACAAAGGCAGGTGCTTTTGTGACATCGCCAGGTTTGTACAGAAATTCATACTCCTGCAAACAAAGAAAGTGGAAGTTGTACTTATTATTGAACTCTTTCAAGTACCTTCCATTCCTTTTCGTCCATGCTACCCTCCACAATCAGCTCAGGACGACCATCAACACCAGTCATCCTGCATTGGCAGAAAGAAAGAGTAATTAATTTGGTTAAACCTAGATATCACAGATTTTGATATAAATTAGCACTCTATGTTTAAACATGGTATAAAATACTTTTCGAGATTGGTCAGCtcattgaatttggaccatcagaactttATTTAAAGACTATTACTCTAAAATGAAGCATTCAAAGGGAGCTAGAACTAAACTCACTTCCTGAAGAGGCCGTAGGGATTGGTGACAGAGAAGTGGTCCATGGAGTCATGCAGGGTACGGAGGGGGGAAGGAATGGTGGAGTAAAAAGTTCGGTCCAATACGCCAAAGGAGGGGAGAGAGATGGAGAACATCAGCACGACAGCCATTGTGAAGAGAAGGGTTTGGAAGAGAGACCACAGCTTAGCTAGAAGACCATACTGGAGAAACGagctgtgtgtgcgtgtagaAGCAATAACTAGCTACACAGTACACGTGTGTGAGAAACAAggaattgtgtacatgtacatgtatataacgtTGCATACCTGAGCAGAGCACTGAGTACTTCAGTAGCCAGTGATAGAGCTCCCATTGCAGCCAGGAGCGGAATGGCAGTTTCCATAACAATATCGAAAGACTCATTGGAAAAACCTATTGGAAACAATAATGACTGTGAGTAGATAGAGAGACTGTGACTTACCTATTTTGGTATTGAGAGTCTTGTTGCCCAGGTGGATGTTGAAGTAGTAGACAGTGAGAGATGCCAACACACCCAGCACAGTGACAAACACTAGTCGTTGCACAGTGCCGCGTACCATACTCCCATAGCGACCAAACAAGCCTCGACTCACTCTCAATGAAAGAGGGGACCCAAATGTGGTAGAGGTTGCTACATATACAAACACCAATCAGATAAATAAGTGTCATTACATGAATTTGTCGCATCAAATTCTCAAATTCGTGACAACATAAAGATGTGGTACCCACGCTAATTTCACTCTAGTACAAATTCTTACCGTAACCAAGGAAACGGTCATCCACGAGTGAGAACGAGAGAGTGATAGTGAGGAGATTGAAGAAGTTGTAGTTGCCAGTGGCAATGATGAGCAGTTGTAGGAGCACTTGTGCCAGGAACCCGAGTAGTCGTAGTGATCGTACAGGGACAAAGAAGAGGAGAGGAGTGACACTCTCTATCCAATATGTGCCCACCACTCCGAGCTTGAGTAGCCATGAGGGTAC is a window of Halichondria panicea chromosome 13, odHalPani1.1, whole genome shotgun sequence DNA encoding:
- the LOC135346050 gene encoding lipase maturation factor 2-like isoform X2, producing MAISAEKHQGTRQVFLWLMACTYLFAFASLYTQIPGLYGDNGLTPVSLALPANDNSSWWVRLVSFPSLLQFHQSVDLSPSVAMELLCVGGALLSLFMMVFRAMRCSLLYGLLFALYLSVYKVGQVFLWFQWDSLLLEAGFIAVLVAPFNLVFWRRPASRCHDGLTLWLVRWLLFRLMFASGVVKLQSQCPTWWDLTALYHHFESQCIPTPLAWYAHHVPSWLLKLGVVGTYWIESVTPLLFFVPVRSLRLLGFLAQVLLQLLIIATGNYNFFNLLTITLSFSLVDDRFLGYATSTTFGSPLSLRVSRGLFGRYGSMVRGTVQRLVFVTVLGVLASLTVYYFNIHLGNKTLNTKIGFSNESFDIVMETAIPLLAAMGALSLATEVLSALLSSFLQYGLLAKLWSLFQTLLFTMAVVLMFSISLPSFGVLDRTFYSTIPSPLRTLHDSMDHFSVTNPYGLFRKMTGVDGRPELIVEGSMDEKEWKEYEFLYKPGDVTKAPAFVAPHQPRLDWQMWFAALGTYQNNPWLVHLAHKLLLGQKEVIRLMAPPPFATPPTFVRARLFTYQFTEYDHQKPFYNQTSVWWERNVKSDYLFSLTRDNQNLLDFVSKHYLIPKNSYPPTPLSDVLVALRAYSDFYYPPTILWALFFTGLMATLSMYALFPDQPSSQLLLQAGRETKTPGAVRGKQGKVETIERDVKKRHVHKNKNQ
- the LOC135346050 gene encoding lipase maturation factor 2-like isoform X1, encoding MAISAEKHQGTRQVFLWLMACTYLFAFASLYTQIPGLYGDNGLTPVSLALPANDNSSWWVRLVSFPSLLQFHQSVDLSPSVAMELLCVGGALLSLFMMVFRAMRCSLLYGLLFALYLSVYKVGQVFLWFQWDSLLLEAGFIAVLVAPFNLVFWRRPASRCHDGLTLWLVRWLLFRLMFASGVVKLQSQCPTWWDLTALYHHFESQCIPTPLAWYAHHVPSWLLKLGVVGTYWIESVTPLLFFVPVRSLRLLGFLAQVLLQLLIIATGNYNFFNLLTITLSFSLVDDRFLGYATSTTFGSPLSLRVSRGLFGRYGSMVRGTVQRLVFVTVLGVLASLTVYYFNIHLGNKTLNTKIGFSNESFDIVMETAIPLLAAMGALSLATEVLSALLSSSFLQYGLLAKLWSLFQTLLFTMAVVLMFSISLPSFGVLDRTFYSTIPSPLRTLHDSMDHFSVTNPYGLFRKMTGVDGRPELIVEGSMDEKEWKEYEFLYKPGDVTKAPAFVAPHQPRLDWQMWFAALGTYQNNPWLVHLAHKLLLGQKEVIRLMAPPPFATPPTFVRARLFTYQFTEYDHQKPFYNQTSVWWERNVKSDYLFSLTRDNQNLLDFVSKHYLIPKNSYPPTPLSDVLVALRAYSDFYYPPTILWALFFTGLMATLSMYALFPDQPSSQLLLQAGRETKTPGAVRGKQGKVETIERDVKKRHVHKNKNQ